A region of Streptomyces sp. NBC_01750 DNA encodes the following proteins:
- a CDS encoding SDR family NAD(P)-dependent oxidoreductase, translating to MPKIALITGANRGLGKNTALRLAEDGVDVLITYRSNADEAQDVVDTVTKLGRTAVAFQLDTGRVETFDAFAADVRTALADRWGRDTFDYLVNNAGIGIYGSFAETSVDTFDQLMSIHFRGVFFLTQQLLPLLADGGRIVNLSTGLTRFTRPGFAAYASMKGAIEVFTHYLAKELGPRGITANVVAPGPIATDFAGGVIRDSEEYQAQLGSEAALGRVGEPDDIGGVIASLLSDRNAFVTAQRLEASGGTLI from the coding sequence ATGCCCAAAATCGCCTTGATCACCGGCGCGAACCGCGGCCTCGGGAAGAACACCGCGCTCCGGCTGGCCGAGGACGGCGTCGACGTGCTCATTACCTACCGGTCGAACGCCGACGAGGCGCAGGACGTCGTCGACACCGTGACGAAGCTCGGCCGCACGGCCGTCGCCTTCCAGCTCGACACGGGCCGGGTCGAGACGTTCGACGCGTTCGCTGCCGACGTCCGGACGGCGCTTGCCGACCGGTGGGGCCGGGACACCTTCGACTACCTGGTCAATAACGCCGGCATCGGCATCTACGGGTCGTTCGCGGAGACCTCGGTCGACACCTTCGACCAGCTGATGAGCATCCACTTCCGAGGCGTCTTCTTCCTCACCCAGCAGCTGCTCCCGCTGCTCGCCGACGGCGGCCGGATCGTCAACCTCTCTACCGGGCTGACCCGGTTCACCCGCCCGGGCTTTGCCGCTTATGCGTCCATGAAGGGCGCTATCGAGGTGTTCACGCACTACCTGGCGAAGGAGCTCGGCCCGCGCGGCATCACCGCAAACGTCGTCGCGCCGGGGCCGATCGCCACCGACTTCGCCGGCGGCGTGATCCGCGACAGCGAGGAGTATCAGGCGCAGTTGGGGAGCGAGGCGGCGCTCGGCCGGGTCGGTGAGCCGGACGACATCGGCGGCGTGATCGCGTCCTTGCTCAGCGATCGGAACGCGTTCGTCACCGCCCAGCGCCTCGAGGCCTCCGGTGGCACGCTCATCTGA
- a CDS encoding RNA polymerase sigma factor, producing the protein MNELLLRSLTPSVLGILVRRGADFAAAEDAVQDALVEAVRVWPADPPRDPKGWLVTVAWRRFLDATRADAARRRREDRVDEEPPPGPSPAADDTLQLYFLCAHPSLTPSSAVALTLRAVGGLTTRQIAQAYLVPEATMAQRISRAKRTVSGVRFDQPGDVATVLRVLYLVFNEGYSGDVDLAAEAIRLTRQLAAAIDHPEVAGLLALMLLHHARRAARTAPDGSLVPLAEQDRGRWDTESIAEGVEILQAALARDRLGEFQAQAAIAALHADAPTAEETDWVQIAEWYDELARLTDSPVVRLNRAVAVGEADGPRAGLAALAALEDSLPRHAAVAAYLHERDGDLATAARLYAEAAQKAPNLAERDHLTRQAARLNARRCR; encoded by the coding sequence ATGAACGAGCTCCTGCTCCGGAGCCTCACTCCGAGCGTGCTCGGAATCCTCGTCCGCCGCGGAGCCGACTTCGCGGCGGCCGAGGACGCCGTGCAGGACGCGCTGGTCGAGGCGGTCCGCGTCTGGCCGGCCGACCCGCCGCGGGACCCGAAGGGCTGGCTTGTCACCGTGGCCTGGCGCCGTTTCCTCGACGCGACCCGCGCCGACGCCGCTCGCCGCCGGAGAGAGGACCGCGTCGACGAGGAACCGCCACCCGGCCCCTCACCGGCGGCGGACGACACACTCCAGCTCTACTTCCTGTGCGCCCACCCGTCACTCACGCCGTCGTCCGCGGTCGCGCTCACGCTGCGCGCCGTGGGCGGGTTGACCACCCGCCAGATCGCCCAGGCCTACCTGGTCCCCGAGGCGACCATGGCGCAGCGCATCAGCCGGGCCAAGCGCACCGTCTCCGGCGTGCGGTTCGACCAGCCCGGCGACGTCGCCACCGTGCTGCGCGTCCTCTACTTGGTCTTCAACGAGGGCTACTCCGGCGACGTCGACCTCGCCGCCGAGGCCATCCGGCTCACCCGGCAGCTCGCGGCCGCGATCGACCACCCCGAGGTGGCGGGGCTGCTCGCACTCATGCTGCTCCACCACGCCCGGCGCGCCGCCCGGACCGCGCCCGACGGCAGCCTGGTGCCGCTCGCCGAGCAGGACCGCGGCCGGTGGGACACTGAGTCGATCGCCGAGGGCGTCGAGATCCTCCAGGCGGCTCTCGCCCGCGACCGGCTGGGCGAGTTCCAGGCCCAGGCCGCCATCGCGGCACTCCACGCTGACGCGCCCACCGCCGAGGAGACTGACTGGGTGCAGATCGCCGAGTGGTACGACGAGCTCGCGCGCCTGACCGACAGCCCGGTCGTCCGGCTCAACCGCGCGGTGGCCGTCGGCGAGGCCGACGGACCCCGCGCGGGCCTGGCAGCGCTCGCGGCGCTGGAGGACTCACTGCCCCGCCACGCCGCGGTGGCGGCGTACCTCCACGAGCGCGACGGCGACCTGGCGACGGCGGCACGGCTGTACGCCGAGGCGGCCCAAAAAGCACCCAACCTCGCCGAGCGCGACCACCTGACGCGCCAGGCCGCCCGGCTCAACGCCCGCCGGTGCCGCTGA
- a CDS encoding transposase: MHVLDVTRHPDADGGQGLVVLDAESDAATSPAVGRRPPPLRQWRTEILAYSDTGGMSNGGTEAIDGVIEKTRRLAHGFRNFTNYRIRILLAADGTAPTGVRRPIPISRTSRPRLIYQEPDYPSVAAPGPG; this comes from the coding sequence ATGCACGTCCTCGACGTCACCCGCCATCCTGACGCCGACGGCGGACAGGGTCTGGTGGTGCTGGACGCCGAGTCCGACGCCGCCACCAGCCCCGCCGTCGGCCGAAGGCCGCCGCCGCTACGCCAGTGGCGCACTGAGATCCTTGCCTACTCCGACACCGGAGGCATGTCCAACGGCGGTACCGAAGCCATCGACGGCGTCATCGAGAAGACCCGCCGACTCGCCCACGGCTTCCGCAACTTCACCAACTACAGGATCCGGATCCTGCTCGCCGCAGACGGCACCGCCCCTACCGGCGTCCGTCGACCAATCCCGATCAGCCGAACGAGCCGACCCAGGCTGATCTACCAAGAGCCGGATTATCCCTCTGTGGCGGCACCCGGGCCGGGCTGA
- a CDS encoding YciI family protein yields the protein MAKYLLLKHYRGAPAAVNDVPMDQWTPEEISAHMQYMQDFADRLEKTGEFVDGQALAPEGTFVRYDGEGRPPVTDGPFAETKDLIAGWMVIDVDSYERAVELAGELSAAPGAGGKPIHEWLELRPFLTAPPTITE from the coding sequence ATGGCCAAGTACTTGCTGCTCAAGCACTACCGCGGCGCCCCGGCTGCGGTCAACGACGTGCCCATGGACCAGTGGACGCCGGAGGAGATCTCGGCCCACATGCAGTACATGCAGGACTTCGCGGACCGGCTCGAGAAGACCGGCGAGTTCGTCGACGGTCAGGCGCTCGCCCCCGAGGGGACGTTCGTCCGGTACGACGGCGAGGGCCGCCCGCCGGTCACCGACGGCCCGTTCGCCGAGACAAAGGACCTCATCGCCGGTTGGATGGTGATCGACGTCGACAGCTACGAGCGCGCCGTCGAGCTGGCCGGGGAACTGTCCGCCGCTCCTGGGGCGGGCGGGAAGCCGATCCACGAGTGGCTCGAGCTGCGCCCGTTCCTTACCGCGCCGCCCACCATCACGGAGTGA